Proteins co-encoded in one Paracoccus aestuarii genomic window:
- a CDS encoding DUF2125 domain-containing protein: MNRPHATTALASSALALILAAGPALADVTPAEVWQNLRSSYEQMGYQVDVGAEDASDQALSLTDVVLRSQADGQDAPDMAFTMPRIDLMPVGDGTVRSVIEGQMLLEMRNRDAEGGPAGFALTMDAPGNETLSSGTPQDMRHDYVMPSMTLQGRALDDENEVPLNATLTNVTGSQSVTTGDDGASAQTYTGRADQLTMNIAAAGPSDVEGEDGEADGEAGGTDRFTAEFTIADLEIEGQGNSPAGQTDFNNRPSEALQAGFAAGGTVGMGATSGSFTATSRMADGEQRDSAGSFEAASGSLAIGIGAEGLSYEGGLTDIRTRITSSDMPFPIAYAARENRFLLSMPVLAGDEAQPFALRYVLDGLMLDDEVWAALDPETALPRDPASLTVDLSGEALVTRNFLDTEPEADADPQEAPPVPLLPRSLTINDLSLAALGASADLSGALTFGDDPSQPVGSLTGNFAGINGLLDRLVQMGVLPQDQLMGPRMMMAMFARPVDGDPDRLQTEIEFREGGSIFANGQQIQ, encoded by the coding sequence ATGAACCGTCCCCATGCAACCACGGCCTTGGCCAGTTCCGCACTGGCCCTGATCCTGGCGGCGGGCCCCGCCCTGGCCGATGTCACCCCCGCCGAAGTCTGGCAGAACCTGCGCAGCAGCTATGAGCAGATGGGCTATCAGGTCGATGTCGGCGCCGAGGATGCCTCGGACCAGGCGCTCAGCCTGACCGACGTGGTCCTGCGCAGCCAGGCCGATGGCCAGGACGCCCCCGACATGGCCTTCACCATGCCCCGCATCGACCTGATGCCGGTGGGCGACGGCACGGTGCGTTCGGTGATCGAGGGCCAGATGCTGCTGGAGATGCGCAACCGCGACGCCGAGGGCGGCCCGGCCGGGTTTGCCCTGACCATGGACGCGCCCGGCAACGAGACCCTGTCCTCGGGCACGCCCCAGGACATGCGCCACGACTATGTCATGCCCAGCATGACCCTGCAGGGCCGCGCCCTGGACGACGAGAACGAGGTGCCGCTGAACGCGACCCTGACCAATGTCACCGGATCGCAGAGCGTCACCACCGGCGATGACGGGGCCAGCGCCCAGACCTATACCGGCCGTGCCGACCAGCTGACCATGAACATCGCCGCCGCCGGCCCCTCGGATGTCGAGGGCGAGGACGGCGAGGCTGACGGCGAGGCTGGGGGCACGGACCGCTTCACCGCCGAATTCACCATCGCCGATCTGGAGATCGAGGGTCAGGGCAACAGCCCCGCGGGCCAGACCGATTTCAACAACCGCCCCTCCGAGGCGCTGCAGGCGGGTTTCGCCGCGGGCGGCACGGTGGGCATGGGCGCGACCAGCGGCAGCTTCACCGCGACCAGCCGGATGGCCGATGGCGAACAGCGGGACAGCGCCGGCAGCTTCGAGGCCGCATCGGGCAGCCTGGCCATCGGCATCGGTGCCGAGGGCCTGTCCTACGAGGGCGGCCTGACCGACATCCGGACGCGCATCACCTCCAGCGACATGCCCTTTCCCATCGCCTATGCCGCGCGCGAGAACCGCTTTCTGCTGAGCATGCCGGTCCTGGCCGGGGACGAGGCCCAGCCCTTCGCGCTGCGCTATGTCCTGGACGGGCTGATGCTGGATGACGAGGTCTGGGCGGCGCTGGACCCCGAAACCGCCCTGCCCCGCGACCCGGCCAGCCTGACCGTCGATCTGTCGGGCGAGGCGCTGGTCACGCGCAACTTCCTCGACACCGAACCCGAGGCCGATGCCGATCCGCAGGAGGCCCCGCCCGTGCCGCTGCTGCCGCGCAGCCTGACGATCAACGACCTGTCGCTGGCCGCCCTGGGCGCCAGTGCGGATCTGTCGGGCGCGCTGACCTTCGGCGACGATCCCAGCCAGCCGGTGGGCAGCCTGACGGGCAATTTCGCGGGCATCAACGGCCTTCTGGACCGGCTGGTCCAGATGGGCGTCCTGCCCCAGGACCAGCTGATGGGGCCGCGCATGATGATGGCGATGTTCGCCCGTCCCGTGGATGGCGACCCCGACCGCCTGCAGACCGAGATCGAGTTCCGCGAGGGCGGCTCGATCTTCGCCAACGGCCAGCAGATCCAGTGA
- a CDS encoding enoyl-CoA hydratase/isomerase family protein has protein sequence MIRCRHDDGLTLLTIDRPDKANSLTGAMLRDLIDALADAARLRSRALILTGTGRVFSAGADLDEARAGLATAPEWDALSSAIDRLPALTVAALNGTLAGGAFGMALACDLRLAVPEARFFYPVMRLGFLPQPADPARLAALVGPARARMILMAGARIEAPEALSWGLVDRIVAQPDLMETAQTLTADALAASADHVAAIKEMTRGGQRPATVK, from the coding sequence GTGATCCGCTGCCGCCATGACGACGGGCTGACCCTGCTGACCATCGACCGGCCCGACAAGGCCAATTCCCTGACCGGGGCGATGCTGCGCGATCTGATCGACGCGCTGGCCGATGCGGCGCGCCTGCGCAGCCGGGCGCTGATCCTGACGGGGACAGGGAGGGTCTTTTCCGCCGGGGCCGATCTGGACGAGGCGCGGGCGGGTCTGGCCACGGCCCCCGAATGGGACGCGCTGTCATCGGCGATCGACCGCCTGCCCGCGCTGACGGTCGCGGCGCTGAACGGCACGCTGGCGGGCGGGGCCTTCGGCATGGCGCTGGCCTGCGACCTGCGCCTGGCGGTGCCGGAGGCGCGGTTCTTCTATCCGGTGATGCGTTTGGGGTTCCTGCCGCAGCCCGCCGATCCGGCGCGGCTGGCGGCGCTGGTCGGTCCGGCGCGGGCGCGGATGATCCTGATGGCGGGCGCGCGGATCGAGGCGCCCGAGGCCCTGTCATGGGGCCTGGTGGACCGCATCGTCGCTCAGCCCGACCTGATGGAGACCGCGCAGACGCTGACCGCCGATGCACTGGCGGCATCGGCGGATCATGTGGCGGCGATCAAGGAAATGACGCGCGGCGGTCAGAGGCCTGCTACAGTGAAATAG